A single window of Halotalea alkalilenta DNA harbors:
- the glgX gene encoding glycogen debranching protein GlgX, producing the protein MDDRAPKEDADIERAEDSPGARSAKGASGAVGMAPNEREVIEGFDATHRTRVREGLPYPLGATWDGLGVNFALFSAHATKVELCLYDDSGNETDRVELPEYTDEVWHGYLPDARHGQLYGYRVHGPFDPENGHRFNPNKLLLDPYAMQIVGELEWDDALYGYVIGDEEGDLSFDERDSAPFMPKCRVIDPAFTWGRSREIHIPWDQTIFYETHVRGYTMRHPAVPEALRGTFSALTVPQVVEYIQKLGVTSVELMPIHAFVDDRHLQEKGLHNYWGYNTLAFFAPHPKYMATESVNEFKQMVACLHAAGIEVILDVVYNHTAEGNEMGPTLSFKGIDNATYYRLLPDDKRYYINDTGTGNTLNLSHQRVLQMVTDSLRYWATEMRVDGFRFDLATILGREDYGFDEGGGFLDTCRQDPVLGQCKLIAEPWDCGPGGYQVGRFPPGWAEWNDRYRDTMRAFWKGDEDKISEFATRASGSADFFNQRGRKPHASVNFITAHDGFTLNDLVSYNDKHNEANGEENRDGHSDNLSWNHGVEGETDDEEINQLRQRQMRNMIATLMFSQGTPMLLAGDEFARTQGGNNNAYCQDSEIGWVDWNIHDKGQALVRFTQRVIALRKRYPTLRRTRFSTGEYNPDIGVKDVTWIRTDGEEMTFDDWGHAHAKSLGMLLDGRAQPTGIRRPGWHSTLLLLVNAHFEEVEFTLPDVADGTGWVRLVDTFQPEAPESAPQGFEDGYVCQPRSLVLFELVKSQQ; encoded by the coding sequence ATGGATGATCGAGCACCGAAGGAAGACGCTGATATCGAGCGGGCGGAAGACTCACCTGGAGCGCGGTCCGCGAAGGGGGCGAGCGGCGCGGTGGGCATGGCGCCCAACGAACGGGAGGTGATCGAAGGGTTCGATGCGACCCATCGCACTCGCGTACGGGAAGGGCTCCCCTATCCGCTCGGTGCCACCTGGGACGGGCTGGGGGTGAATTTCGCCCTGTTTTCCGCGCATGCCACCAAGGTGGAGCTCTGTCTCTACGATGACAGCGGCAACGAAACCGACCGTGTCGAGCTGCCCGAGTACACCGACGAGGTGTGGCACGGCTATCTGCCGGACGCGCGTCACGGCCAGCTCTATGGCTATCGGGTACACGGCCCGTTCGATCCTGAGAATGGGCACCGTTTCAATCCCAACAAGCTGCTGCTCGATCCCTACGCGATGCAGATCGTCGGCGAGCTCGAATGGGACGATGCGCTGTACGGCTACGTCATCGGGGACGAGGAGGGCGATCTCTCCTTCGACGAACGCGACAGCGCGCCTTTCATGCCCAAGTGCCGGGTGATCGACCCCGCTTTCACCTGGGGCCGCTCCCGCGAGATCCACATACCCTGGGATCAGACGATCTTCTACGAGACCCACGTGCGCGGTTACACCATGCGCCATCCGGCGGTGCCGGAGGCGCTGCGTGGCACCTTCTCGGCGCTGACCGTGCCGCAGGTGGTCGAGTACATCCAGAAGCTGGGCGTCACCTCGGTGGAGCTGATGCCGATCCACGCTTTCGTCGACGATCGCCATCTGCAGGAGAAAGGGCTGCACAACTACTGGGGCTACAACACGCTGGCCTTCTTCGCGCCCCATCCGAAGTACATGGCGACCGAGTCGGTCAACGAGTTCAAGCAGATGGTCGCCTGCCTGCACGCCGCGGGCATCGAAGTGATCCTCGACGTGGTCTACAACCACACCGCCGAGGGCAACGAGATGGGGCCGACGCTCTCATTCAAGGGGATCGACAATGCCACCTATTACCGCCTGCTCCCCGACGACAAGCGCTATTACATCAACGATACCGGCACCGGCAATACGCTGAATCTCAGCCACCAGCGGGTGCTGCAGATGGTCACCGACTCACTGCGCTACTGGGCCACCGAGATGCGGGTCGACGGTTTCCGCTTCGATCTGGCCACCATCCTCGGCCGCGAGGACTACGGGTTCGACGAAGGGGGTGGTTTTCTCGATACCTGCCGGCAGGATCCGGTGCTGGGCCAGTGCAAGCTGATCGCCGAGCCCTGGGACTGTGGTCCGGGCGGCTATCAGGTCGGGCGTTTTCCACCCGGCTGGGCGGAATGGAACGATCGCTACCGCGATACGATGCGCGCCTTCTGGAAGGGCGACGAAGACAAGATATCCGAGTTCGCCACCCGAGCCTCCGGCTCGGCGGACTTCTTCAACCAGCGCGGGCGCAAGCCCCACGCCTCGGTCAATTTCATCACCGCTCACGACGGCTTCACCCTTAACGACCTGGTCTCCTACAACGACAAGCACAACGAGGCCAACGGCGAGGAGAACCGCGACGGCCACAGCGACAATCTCTCCTGGAACCACGGTGTGGAAGGCGAAACCGACGACGAAGAGATCAACCAGCTGCGCCAGCGCCAGATGCGCAACATGATCGCGACGCTGATGTTCTCCCAAGGGACGCCGATGCTGCTCGCCGGTGATGAGTTCGCGCGCACCCAGGGTGGTAACAACAACGCCTACTGCCAGGACAGCGAAATCGGCTGGGTCGACTGGAACATCCATGACAAGGGACAGGCGCTGGTTCGCTTCACCCAGCGGGTGATCGCGCTGCGCAAGCGCTATCCGACCCTGCGCCGTACGCGCTTCAGCACCGGAGAATACAATCCGGACATCGGGGTCAAGGATGTCACCTGGATCCGCACCGATGGTGAGGAGATGACCTTCGATGACTGGGGGCATGCCCATGCCAAGAGCCTTGGCATGCTGCTCGACGGTCGCGCCCAGCCGACCGGGATTCGTCGCCCTGGCTGGCACAGCACTCTGCTGCTGCTGGTCAATGCGCACTTCGAGGAAGTCGAGTTCACCCTGCCTGACGTGGCGGACGGCACCGGCTGGGTTCGGCTGGTGGATACCTTCCAACCCGAGGCGCCCGAGAGCGCCCCGCAGGGCTTCGAGGATGGCTACGTTTGCCAGCCGCGCAGCCTGGTGCTGTTCGAACTGGTCAAATCGCAGCAGTAG
- a CDS encoding DUF2934 domain-containing protein — translation MDEELRIRQLAYRIWEAEGRPSGQHDLHWQMACKLVAAERGESAQPARSDAAAGEESLGSVGKAAIEPAPAAAKPKRASTKAATKPSAKAADKTVEKPAKKPGRGKAQTPPKE, via the coding sequence ATGGACGAGGAACTCAGGATCAGGCAGCTGGCCTATCGGATCTGGGAAGCGGAGGGGCGTCCGAGCGGCCAGCATGACCTGCATTGGCAGATGGCGTGCAAGCTGGTGGCCGCCGAGCGCGGTGAGTCGGCCCAGCCCGCGCGCAGCGATGCCGCGGCGGGCGAAGAGAGCCTGGGTAGCGTAGGGAAGGCCGCTATCGAGCCCGCGCCCGCAGCGGCCAAACCCAAGCGGGCGTCGACCAAGGCCGCCACCAAGCCGTCGGCCAAGGCAGCGGACAAAACGGTGGAGAAGCCGGCGAAGAAACCGGGACGCGGTAAGGCGCAGACGCCGCCGAAGGAGTGA
- a CDS encoding arginine N-succinyltransferase — MLVVRLVERRDIDALIALAAQAVPRLTNLPEWREGLEARIESTRASLEREIATPGDEVYMFSLEDTVAGRLVGTATLRAQAGIGQAYYTYRRETMIHASPGLGLRQEVDVLSFSHEISTATQLCALAVAPEYRDDLEAVALLRRARLAFIKQHPQRFAHWCAVAFAGVLDARGRSPFWESVGRHFFDRDFAEINFHAGRRAKSFVAEMMPQLPLYEELLTPEAREVIGETHIAHRHARQAMLDEGFKPGRHIDIFDAGPVLTARAQRLRTVAESRGCTLAPREPGPDAPCALVARSGLDDFRVVAAPAVLDPDGGARLGASARRALEMESGERLLLVPPRSTVEAT, encoded by the coding sequence ATGCTGGTCGTTCGTCTAGTCGAGCGTAGGGACATCGATGCGCTGATCGCGCTGGCGGCCCAGGCCGTTCCTCGGCTGACCAATCTGCCCGAATGGCGTGAGGGTCTCGAGGCGCGGATCGAGTCGACCCGTGCCTCGCTCGAGCGCGAGATCGCAACGCCCGGCGATGAGGTCTACATGTTCTCGCTGGAGGACACCGTCGCCGGCCGCTTGGTCGGTACCGCCACGCTTCGGGCGCAGGCCGGCATCGGCCAGGCCTATTACACCTATCGTCGTGAGACGATGATCCATGCCTCCCCAGGGCTCGGCCTGCGCCAGGAGGTCGATGTGCTCTCGTTCTCGCACGAAATATCCACCGCTACCCAGCTTTGCGCCTTGGCCGTCGCGCCGGAGTATCGCGACGACCTCGAGGCGGTGGCGCTGCTGCGCCGAGCGCGGCTCGCCTTCATCAAGCAGCATCCGCAGCGTTTCGCCCACTGGTGCGCGGTGGCCTTCGCCGGCGTCCTCGACGCCCGCGGCCGTTCGCCGTTCTGGGAGAGCGTCGGTCGCCATTTCTTCGATCGCGATTTCGCCGAGATCAACTTCCATGCCGGGCGCCGGGCGAAGAGCTTCGTCGCCGAGATGATGCCGCAGCTGCCGCTCTACGAGGAGCTGCTGACGCCCGAGGCTCGCGAGGTGATCGGTGAGACCCACATCGCCCATCGTCACGCGCGCCAGGCGATGCTCGACGAAGGCTTCAAGCCGGGTCGCCATATCGATATCTTCGATGCCGGCCCGGTGCTCACCGCCCGCGCCCAGCGGCTTCGCACCGTGGCCGAAAGCCGCGGCTGCACCCTGGCACCCCGCGAGCCCGGGCCGGATGCGCCATGCGCGCTGGTGGCGCGCAGCGGGCTCGACGATTTCCGCGTGGTGGCCGCGCCAGCGGTGCTCGATCCCGACGGCGGTGCGCGCCTGGGCGCTTCGGCGCGGCGCGCTCTGGAAATGGAAAGCGGCGAGCGGCTGTTGCTGGTGCCCCCCCGGTCGACGGTGGAGGCGACATGA
- the astA gene encoding arginine N-succinyltransferase — MIVRPIQLDDLDALQQMARETGVGFTSLPDNREFLREKIEHSMASFLDPRGEGAQLYFFVLEDDQASSAERIAGCCAIEARVGLSSPFYHYRLGRLAHSSPELGLHRLLETLFLSSDHTGDAEVCSLYLRPAWRGGSGLRSRLGTMISRVRWLFIAAQRERFPQRVLAEMRGRVDDQGASPFWKSLGSRFLPMDFGDADRLIGLGEKGFIGELMPKYPIYTAFLTQEARLSIGQVHDQTRPAIAMLAHEGLRWEGYIDIFDGGPTMEAYIDDVRGVRDSRRLVARVDPDASDREARASGFRPRWLVARDGAAKDFRAAWVSRAPREERLVLSLAEAQRLNVSNGDYLRVLEC, encoded by the coding sequence ATGATCGTACGCCCGATCCAGCTCGACGACCTCGATGCGCTACAGCAGATGGCCCGCGAGACCGGAGTCGGTTTCACCTCGCTGCCGGACAATCGCGAGTTCCTGCGCGAGAAGATCGAGCACAGCATGGCTTCGTTTCTCGACCCGCGCGGCGAGGGGGCACAGCTTTACTTCTTCGTCCTCGAAGATGACCAGGCCTCCTCCGCCGAGCGAATCGCCGGTTGCTGCGCGATCGAGGCCCGGGTGGGGCTGAGCTCGCCGTTTTATCACTATCGCCTTGGACGGCTCGCTCACTCCTCTCCTGAACTCGGCCTTCACCGGCTGCTCGAGACCCTGTTTCTCTCCTCCGACCACACCGGCGACGCCGAGGTGTGCTCGCTCTATCTTCGTCCGGCTTGGCGCGGCGGCAGCGGTTTGCGCTCGCGCCTCGGCACGATGATCTCGCGGGTCCGCTGGCTGTTCATCGCCGCCCAGCGCGAGCGCTTTCCCCAGCGGGTGCTGGCGGAGATGCGTGGCCGGGTCGACGACCAGGGCGCGAGTCCGTTCTGGAAGAGTCTCGGCAGCCGCTTCCTGCCAATGGACTTCGGCGACGCCGACAGGCTCATCGGCCTGGGTGAAAAGGGCTTCATCGGTGAACTGATGCCGAAGTACCCGATCTATACTGCTTTCCTGACCCAGGAAGCGCGGCTTTCGATCGGTCAAGTCCACGACCAGACGCGTCCGGCGATTGCGATGCTTGCCCATGAGGGGTTGCGCTGGGAAGGCTACATCGACATCTTCGATGGAGGGCCGACCATGGAAGCCTACATCGATGATGTACGTGGCGTACGCGACAGCCGTCGGCTGGTCGCGCGGGTAGACCCTGACGCCAGCGACCGCGAGGCCCGCGCCAGCGGTTTCCGTCCTCGCTGGCTGGTCGCGCGGGATGGAGCGGCGAAGGACTTTCGAGCCGCCTGGGTGTCGCGTGCGCCCCGCGAAGAGCGCTTGGTGCTGAGCCTCGCCGAGGCGCAGCGCTTGAACGTATCGAACGGCGATTATCTGCGCGTGCTGGAATGCTGA
- a CDS encoding aspartate aminotransferase family protein — MSWTPSRADFDTYMLPTYAPQNVIPVRGEGSRLWDREGREFIDFAGGIAVNALGHCHPRLVEALKAQADKVWHLSNVYTNEPALRLARWLVEHTFADKVFLCSSGGEANEAAFKLVRRYAHDMHGEHKQKIISFRQAFHGRTFFTVSVGGQPKYSQGFGPVPGGIEHAEFNDLDSVRALIDDQTCAVVVEPIQGESGVRPADPEFLRGLRELCDQHQALLVFDEVQCGAGRTGSLYAYMEYGVVPDVLTTAKAIGGGFPLAAMLTTDEIGKVFVVGTHGSTYGGNALASAVGLAAMETIGSSEVLDGVASRHALFRRHLEALGERYGVFSQVRGKGLLIGAELAEPYAERGRDILEASIEEGLMLLVAGPGVLRFTPSLVITPAEIEEGMVRLDRALARIAG; from the coding sequence ATGAGCTGGACTCCGAGCCGCGCAGATTTCGATACCTACATGTTGCCCACCTACGCACCGCAGAATGTGATTCCGGTGCGAGGCGAAGGTAGCCGACTGTGGGATCGAGAGGGCCGAGAGTTCATCGATTTCGCTGGCGGCATCGCGGTCAACGCGCTGGGCCACTGCCATCCCCGGCTGGTCGAGGCGTTGAAGGCTCAGGCCGACAAGGTCTGGCACCTGTCCAACGTCTATACCAACGAGCCCGCGCTGAGGCTCGCGCGCTGGCTGGTGGAGCACACCTTCGCCGACAAGGTGTTCCTCTGCTCCTCCGGGGGCGAGGCCAACGAGGCGGCGTTCAAGCTGGTGCGGCGCTACGCCCACGACATGCATGGCGAGCACAAGCAGAAGATCATCTCGTTTCGCCAGGCGTTCCACGGCCGCACCTTCTTCACCGTAAGCGTCGGCGGCCAGCCCAAGTACTCCCAGGGCTTCGGCCCGGTGCCCGGGGGTATCGAGCACGCCGAGTTCAACGACCTCGACAGCGTACGCGCGCTGATCGACGACCAGACCTGCGCGGTGGTGGTCGAGCCGATCCAGGGCGAAAGCGGCGTCAGGCCGGCCGACCCCGAGTTCCTGCGCGGCCTGCGTGAGCTCTGCGACCAGCACCAGGCGCTGCTGGTGTTCGACGAGGTGCAGTGCGGGGCCGGGCGCACCGGTTCGCTCTATGCCTATATGGAATACGGTGTGGTGCCCGACGTGCTGACCACCGCCAAGGCGATCGGCGGCGGATTCCCGCTCGCCGCGATGCTCACCACCGATGAGATCGGCAAGGTCTTCGTGGTCGGCACGCATGGCTCGACCTATGGCGGGAACGCCTTGGCCAGCGCCGTCGGTCTCGCCGCGATGGAGACCATCGGCTCCAGTGAAGTGCTCGATGGCGTCGCCTCGCGCCACGCTCTGTTCCGCCGCCACCTCGAAGCGCTCGGCGAGCGCTATGGGGTCTTCAGTCAGGTTCGCGGCAAGGGGCTACTGATCGGCGCCGAGCTGGCCGAGCCTTACGCCGAGCGCGGTCGCGACATACTCGAGGCGTCGATCGAAGAGGGGCTGATGCTGCTGGTCGCGGGTCCCGGCGTGCTGCGCTTCACCCCGTCGCTGGTGATCACTCCGGCCGAGATCGAAGAGGGCATGGTGCGTCTCGATCGCGCACTGGCTCGTATCGCTGGCTGA
- the treY gene encoding malto-oligosyltrehalose synthase, which produces MSDLRATQRLQLHRGFTLDHARELVDYFETLGVSHLYLSPLLAATPGSMHGYDGVDPRRVDPELGGEAALVRLAEAARKRGLGIIADIVPNHLAVGGRDNPWWQDLLRHGRQSRYAGYFDVDWEVDDPLLHGKLLAPFLGASRLEALAAGELVLAFDAGEFHFDYFEHRFPVDPLHFDAILAHGDGDPLRALAAFDGTDESGRERLEALLDRQHYRLTHWRSAVDEINWRRFFDVTSLGGLRVEREEVFEAVHAKIFELIERGLIDGLRVDHIDGLRDPKGYCLRLRQRLERLRPGERLPIYVEKILGHGERLHLDWDVDGTTGYEFMNEISALQHLPEGEGVMTTLWRAFSHRPGFEQELVDARRLILDSHLASEFERAARSLLELARSEPGQRETPLGRIRRTLRELIVGFAVYRTYADIDGRPLEDQVHFEHARAFAAERLDPPERALLETFERWLGGEAPGGFAEPKRGLRLAAIARFQQLTSPVAAKALEDTAGYRFAAALARNDVGFEPDVFSLDVDAFHAAQLRRAQRFPRSMLTTATHDHKRGEDLRARLAVLSERAEEYAECVSRWVEQSGSIRDDPNVPNRGDELVLYQIIVGAWPPALGNEDESGMREFTERICSWHCKALREAKLASHWLFPDEAYEAGCRQFINALLLEARGASVRAEIEALVAELAPVGALNSLAQTLVKYVAPGVPDLYQGTEFWDFSLVDPDNRRPIDFERRRQALKRVQPLDHYLDHWFGGELKQQLINAALGLRRESPRLFIEGEYVPLVVGGAQSERLLAFARIDAARAVVVVVPLHVQALIGERRIDRPLVPARCWEDSWILLPQGFEGWCDALSGTTFEASARHQEEGRLAVSSLLATSPVALLVGDAVEAG; this is translated from the coding sequence ATGAGCGATCTGCGTGCCACGCAACGATTGCAGCTCCATCGTGGCTTCACCCTCGATCATGCCCGTGAGCTGGTCGACTACTTCGAGACGCTGGGCGTCAGCCATCTCTATCTTTCCCCGCTGCTCGCCGCCACCCCTGGATCGATGCACGGCTACGATGGCGTCGATCCCCGCCGGGTCGATCCCGAGCTCGGCGGCGAAGCGGCATTGGTGCGGCTTGCCGAGGCAGCACGCAAGCGCGGCCTCGGCATCATCGCCGACATCGTCCCCAACCATCTGGCGGTCGGCGGTCGCGACAACCCATGGTGGCAGGACCTGCTGCGCCATGGCCGCCAGAGCCGCTACGCCGGCTACTTCGACGTCGACTGGGAGGTCGACGACCCGCTGCTGCACGGCAAGCTGCTCGCGCCGTTTCTTGGTGCATCCAGGCTCGAGGCGCTGGCCGCGGGCGAGCTGGTCCTGGCCTTCGACGCTGGCGAGTTCCACTTCGACTACTTCGAGCACCGTTTTCCGGTCGACCCGCTGCACTTCGATGCCATCCTTGCCCATGGCGACGGTGACCCACTGCGGGCGCTGGCCGCGTTCGACGGCACCGACGAGAGCGGACGCGAGCGGCTGGAGGCACTGCTCGACCGTCAGCACTACCGGCTGACCCATTGGCGCAGCGCGGTGGACGAGATCAACTGGCGCCGCTTCTTCGACGTCACCTCCCTCGGTGGCCTGCGGGTCGAGCGCGAGGAGGTGTTCGAGGCGGTACACGCCAAGATCTTCGAGCTGATCGAGCGTGGCTTGATCGATGGGCTGAGGGTCGACCACATCGATGGGCTGCGCGATCCCAAAGGCTACTGCCTGCGGCTGCGCCAGCGGCTCGAGCGCCTGCGTCCCGGCGAGCGCCTGCCGATCTACGTCGAGAAGATCCTCGGCCACGGTGAACGGCTGCACCTCGACTGGGACGTCGATGGGACCACCGGCTACGAGTTCATGAACGAGATATCCGCGTTGCAGCACCTGCCCGAGGGCGAGGGGGTGATGACCACTCTGTGGCGCGCTTTCTCCCATCGCCCGGGCTTCGAGCAGGAGCTCGTCGATGCGCGCCGCTTGATCCTCGACTCGCACCTGGCCAGCGAATTCGAGCGCGCAGCGCGCTCGCTGCTCGAGCTGGCCCGCAGCGAGCCCGGGCAGCGCGAGACGCCGCTGGGCAGGATCCGCCGCACGCTGCGCGAGCTGATCGTCGGTTTCGCGGTCTATCGCACCTATGCGGATATCGACGGCCGCCCGCTCGAGGACCAAGTGCACTTCGAGCATGCCCGTGCCTTCGCCGCCGAGCGGCTAGACCCACCCGAGCGGGCGCTGCTCGAGACGTTCGAGCGCTGGCTCGGTGGCGAGGCGCCGGGCGGGTTCGCCGAGCCCAAGCGCGGTCTGCGCCTCGCCGCCATCGCCCGCTTCCAGCAGTTGACCTCGCCGGTGGCGGCCAAGGCGCTGGAAGACACCGCCGGATACCGCTTCGCCGCCGCGCTGGCGCGTAACGACGTCGGCTTCGAGCCTGACGTCTTCTCGCTCGACGTCGATGCCTTCCATGCCGCCCAGCTGCGTCGAGCGCAGCGTTTTCCGCGCTCGATGCTGACCACCGCGACGCACGACCACAAGCGTGGCGAGGATCTCCGCGCCCGGCTCGCCGTGCTCTCCGAGCGGGCCGAGGAGTACGCCGAGTGCGTCTCCCGCTGGGTCGAGCAGAGCGGTTCGATCCGCGATGATCCGAACGTGCCGAACCGTGGCGACGAGTTGGTGCTGTACCAGATCATCGTAGGCGCCTGGCCTCCCGCACTCGGCAACGAGGACGAATCCGGGATGCGCGAGTTCACCGAGAGGATCTGCTCCTGGCATTGCAAGGCGCTGCGCGAGGCCAAGCTTGCGAGCCATTGGCTGTTCCCTGACGAAGCCTACGAGGCGGGATGTCGTCAGTTCATCAACGCGCTGCTGCTCGAGGCGCGTGGCGCCAGCGTGCGAGCCGAGATAGAAGCGCTGGTCGCCGAACTCGCACCTGTCGGTGCGCTCAATTCGCTGGCCCAGACGCTGGTCAAGTACGTAGCACCTGGAGTGCCCGATCTCTATCAAGGCACCGAGTTTTGGGACTTCAGCCTGGTCGATCCGGACAACCGGCGCCCGATCGACTTCGAGCGCCGACGCCAGGCATTGAAGCGTGTCCAGCCGCTCGATCACTACTTGGACCATTGGTTCGGTGGCGAGCTCAAGCAGCAGTTGATCAACGCAGCCCTTGGGCTGCGCCGCGAATCGCCGCGGCTTTTCATCGAGGGCGAGTACGTGCCTCTGGTCGTGGGGGGCGCGCAGTCCGAACGGCTGCTCGCCTTCGCCAGGATCGACGCCGCGCGCGCTGTAGTGGTGGTCGTGCCGCTGCACGTTCAGGCGTTGATCGGTGAACGTCGAATCGATCGTCCTCTGGTACCTGCGCGGTGCTGGGAGGATAGCTGGATTCTCTTGCCCCAGGGCTTCGAGGGCTGGTGCGACGCGCTCAGTGGCACCACCTTCGAGGCCTCGGCGAGACACCAGGAGGAGGGGCGGCTCGCCGTTTCCAGCCTACTGGCGACCTCCCCGGTGGCATTGCTGGTGGGCGATGCTGTAGAGGCGGGGTGA
- the astD gene encoding succinylglutamate-semialdehyde dehydrogenase has translation MSDTPSLAPSRRQLIDGRWVDGEGARFDKRDPVAGTPLWEGASASEAQVRQAVAAARAAFPDWARAPLERRTALVERFRERLRAHRPTLARCFAEETGKPYWETLTEVDAMINKVNVSIEAQLERAGTRVADKGDMRARVSHRPHGVMAVFGPYNFPGHLPNGHIVPALLAGNCVVFKPSELTPKSADLVLGCWLEAGLPAGVINLLQGGREVGQALTRQRGLDGVLFTGSASSGKQIHAQFAGQVDKLLALELGGNNPLVVCDDCDIDAAVVNIVNSAFLSAGQRCSCARRLLVPDGDWGVALTERLIQTMARLRVGGQFDEPAPFYGGLVSPLAAERMLDAQRELEECGAQVLLRMHSLAEGTSLLSPGLVDATGVELPDEEYFGPLLTLYRYRDWDQAIELANRTRYGLAASLLGGDAAAWEDFSLRVRAGVVNWNRPTCGAASDAPFGGVKESGNHRPSAFYAADYCAYPVASMESPVLGLPATLPPGLQL, from the coding sequence ATGTCCGACACACCTAGCCTTGCGCCGTCACGGCGTCAGTTGATCGATGGCCGCTGGGTCGATGGGGAGGGCGCGCGCTTCGACAAGCGCGACCCGGTGGCAGGAACGCCGCTGTGGGAGGGCGCCAGCGCATCGGAGGCCCAGGTACGCCAAGCGGTAGCGGCAGCCCGCGCGGCGTTCCCCGACTGGGCGCGTGCGCCGCTTGAGCGGCGCACGGCGCTGGTCGAGCGCTTTCGGGAGCGCCTGCGCGCGCATCGCCCGACCCTGGCGCGATGTTTCGCCGAGGAGACCGGCAAGCCCTATTGGGAGACGCTCACCGAGGTCGATGCGATGATCAACAAGGTCAACGTATCGATCGAGGCGCAGCTCGAGCGCGCCGGTACCCGGGTAGCCGACAAAGGGGATATGCGTGCGCGGGTCAGCCACCGTCCCCACGGGGTGATGGCGGTATTCGGACCCTACAATTTTCCTGGCCATTTGCCCAATGGCCATATCGTACCGGCGCTGCTGGCGGGCAACTGCGTGGTGTTCAAGCCCAGCGAGCTGACCCCGAAGAGCGCAGACCTGGTGCTCGGCTGCTGGCTCGAGGCCGGCTTGCCCGCGGGAGTGATCAATCTGCTCCAGGGCGGGCGCGAAGTCGGCCAGGCGCTGACCCGCCAGCGTGGCCTCGACGGCGTGCTGTTCACCGGTAGTGCCTCGAGCGGCAAGCAGATCCATGCTCAGTTCGCAGGCCAGGTCGACAAGCTGTTGGCATTGGAGCTCGGTGGCAACAACCCGCTGGTGGTCTGCGACGATTGCGATATCGACGCGGCGGTGGTCAATATCGTCAATTCCGCGTTTCTCTCCGCTGGTCAGCGCTGCAGCTGCGCGCGCAGGCTGCTGGTGCCGGACGGCGACTGGGGCGTGGCACTGACCGAGCGCTTGATCCAGACCATGGCAAGACTTCGGGTCGGCGGTCAGTTCGACGAGCCCGCGCCGTTCTATGGCGGCTTGGTGAGTCCACTGGCCGCCGAGCGAATGCTCGACGCCCAGCGCGAGCTTGAGGAGTGTGGCGCCCAGGTGCTGCTGCGGATGCATTCGCTCGCCGAGGGCACAAGCCTCCTGTCGCCAGGGCTGGTCGATGCCACGGGAGTGGAACTGCCGGACGAGGAGTATTTCGGTCCGCTCTTGACGCTCTATCGCTATCGCGACTGGGACCAGGCGATCGAGCTTGCCAACCGCACCCGCTACGGGCTTGCGGCGAGCCTGCTCGGCGGCGACGCGGCGGCGTGGGAGGATTTCTCGCTACGCGTGCGCGCAGGTGTGGTGAACTGGAACCGGCCGACCTGCGGTGCGGCCAGCGACGCGCCCTTCGGCGGCGTCAAGGAAAGCGGCAATCACCGCCCCAGTGCTTTTTACGCTGCGGACTACTGCGCCTACCCGGTAGCCTCGATGGAGAGCCCGGTGTTGGGCCTGCCCGCCACGCTGCCCCCGGGCCTGCAGCTCTGA